A genome region from Drosophila simulans strain w501 chromosome 2R, Prin_Dsim_3.1, whole genome shotgun sequence includes the following:
- the LOC6725078 gene encoding presequence protease, mitochondrial isoform X3 — protein sequence MLSRWNLLWSSQYKILRNQLKNFKSVSTYKDIPGVDAKQPKLSPLQIGSIPHVTKKRKYKYKEGKTYHGFQCERVEHISEFELTSYTFRYERTGTELWHIDRNDSNCVFSINFRTTPFDSTGLPHILEHLSLCGSQKYPVRDPFFKMLNRSVATFMNAMTGPDYTIYPFSTMNEIDFRNLQHIYLDAVFRPNLAYFDFLQEGWRLENKDIFDKHSKLVIKGVVYNEMKGAFSENAQVFGQNLLNNIFPDHTYRHVSGGNPLEIPKLAYNDLVEFHKKYYHPSNARIYSYGLYDVSKTLALLDEEYLSDQSWVDNSYSLIRQQERWTQPRLVHISSRLDNMGTTIDRQNQIAIALLMCDATNIQESFELHVLSELLIRGPNSPFYKNFIEPNFSGGYNQTTGYSSDTKDTTFVVGLQDLRVEDFKKCIEIFDKTIINSMNVGFDSQHVESVLHNLELSLKHQNPNFGNTLLFNSTALWNHDGDVVSNLRVSDMISALRGSISQNKNYFQEKVEKYFANNNHRLTLTMSPDEAYEDKFKQAELELVEQKVKLLDEAKLKKIYERGLILDSYQKAESNTDLLPCLTMNDVRDPPKWPKLFIQNVQNVRTQICKVPTNEITYFKCMFNITGLSPEETHLMPLFCNVISAMGTTNYNYREFDKHILSKTGGFDFKLHLIEDVRDSKSYSLSVMINTHALNNNVPEMFGLCQELIKNARFDDSERLKMLIENYISYISVGVASSGHLYAMLGATSQVCDTGKLKSLLYGVDHIDFMKNLVQSTSTVDICDKLSTIATKVFNKDNMRGAINTTQSYVPSAINNYEKFLESLSAFGKTQTSRNIHYLDPSCQQYVMNIPVNYCAKALFTVPYLHQDHPTLRVLAKLVSAKYLLPEIREKNGAYGAGAKISSDGIFSFYSYRDPNSTKTLNAFDETYKWLRANQNVIDQQSLFEAKLGVLQQLDTPIAPGNIGIDYFLYDVSQEDFESYRSRMLSVTIDDLQSAIENYFGKESMHYGKCILGPVNANLEFETSHKWIINN from the exons ATGTTATCACGGTGGAATCTGCTGTGGTCTTCACAATACAAAATCTTGAGGAATCAGCTTAAAAATTTCAAGTCGGTGTCCACATATAAGGACATTCCTGGCGTCGATGCCAAGCAGCCCAAATTATCTCCCCTACAAATTGGTAGCATACCACATGTAactaagaaaagaaaatacaagTATAAAGAAGGAAAGACATATCATGGCTTCCAATGCGAACGCGTGGAACACATTTCTGAATTTGAACTTACGTCCTATACTTTTCGATATGAGCGCACGGGTACAGAATTATGGCATATCGACCGAAATGATTCAAACTGCgtattttccattaattttcGAACCACGCCTTTTGATTCTACTGGTCTACCTCATATTTTAGAGCATTTATCGTTATGCGGTTCACAAAAATATCCTGTCAGGGACCCTTTCTTCAAAATGCTTAACCGCTCGGTGGCGACATTTATGAATGCAATGACTGGTCCAGATTATACTATTTATCCTTTTTCGACGATGAATGAGATAGATTTTAGGAATTTGCAACATATTTACTTAGATGCCGTATTCAG ACCAAACCTGGCGTATTTCGATTTTCTTCAAGAGGGCTGGAGGCTAGAAAACAAAGATATATTCGATAAACATTCGAAGCTTGTAATCAAAGGAGTTGTTTATAACGAAATGAAAGGTGCGTTTTCTGAAAACGCGCAGGTATTTGGTCAGAATttacttaataatatttttcctgATCACACATATCGACATGTGTCTGGCGGGAATCCATTGGAAATACCCAAGTTAGCATACAACGATTTAGTTGAATtccacaaaaaatattatcatCCAAGTAATGCTCGCATATATTCCTACGGATTATATGATGTAAGTAAAACCCTTGCACTTCTCGATGAGGAGTATTTATCAGATCAAAGCTGGGTTGACAACTCTTACAGTCTAATACGTCAGCAAGAGCGTTGGACTCAGCCTCGTCTTGTACATATATCCAGTAGACTAGATAACATGGGTACAACAATCGATCGACAGAACCAAATTGCTATTGCACTGCTGATGTGTGATGCGACCAATATACAAGAAAGTTTTGAATTACACGTGCTATCTGAGCTACTAATTCGTGGGCCTAACTCCCCTTTTTACAAAAACTTTATAGAACCAAATTTTTCCGGTGGGTACAATCAAACCACTGGATATTCTTCGGATACTAAGGACACAACTTTCGTCGTTGGATTACAAGACCTTCGAGTTGAAGACTTcaaaaaatgcattgaaatttTTGACAAAACCATTATTAATTCAATGAATGTCGGGTTTGATTCCCAGCATGTTGAAAGTGTTCTGCACAATCTTGAGTTGTCTTTAAAGCACCAGAATCCGAACTTTGGAAAtactttgctttttaattCCACAGCATTATGGAATCATGATGGCGATGTAGTCAGTAATCTCCGCGTATCAGATATGATATCAGCACTTCGGGGAAGCATAAGCcagaataaaaactatttccaAGAAAAAGTAGAGAAATATTTCGCCAATAACAATCATAGACTAACATTAACTATGTCACCTGATGAGGCATATGAGGATAAATTCAAACAGGCCGAGTTGGAGTTGGTGgaacaaaaagtaaaacttTTGGACGAAGCtaagcttaaaaaaatatatgagaGAGGATTAATATTGGATTCATATCAAAAGGCTGAGTCAAATACTGATCTATTACCTTGTCTGACAATGAATGATGTAAGAGATCCACCAAAATGGCCTAAGCTATTCAttcaaaatgttcaaaatgtTAGAACCCAGATTTGCAAGGTTCCGACCAATGaaattacttattttaagtGCATGTTTAATATAACAGGACTAAGTCCCGAAGAAACTCACCTTATGCCGCTTTTTTGCAATGTTATTAGTGCAATGGGCACCACTAACTATAATTATCGGGAGTTCGATAAGCACATCCTCTCAAAAACCGGtggatttgattttaagtTACATTTAATTGAAGATGTTAGGGATTCAAAAAGTTACAGTCTAAGCGTAATGATAAACACACATGCACTTAATAACAATGTTCCGGAGATGTTTGGATTGTGCCAAGAGTTGATAAAAAATGCCAGGTTCGATGACTCGGAGCGACTTAAAATGCTtatagaaaattatatatcatatatatctGTGGGAGTGGCAAGTTCTGGTCATTTATATGCTATGTTGGGAGCAACATCACAAGTGTGTGATACCGGTAAACTCAAATCGCTACTATATGGGGTAGATCACATTGACTTTATGAAAAATCTTGTACAATCCACAAGCACGGTAGATATATGTGATAAATTGTCAACAATTgcaacaaaagtttttaacaagGATAATATGCGTGGCGCCATTAACACAACACAATCTTATGTGCCCTCGGCTATAAATAATTACGAAAAATTTTTGGAGAGCCTGTCAGCATTTgggaaaacacaaacaagtCGAAATATCCATTATTTGGACCCTAGCTGTCAACAATACGTGATGAACATACCAGTTAATTACTGTGCTAAAGCTTTGTTCACAGTCCCATATCTCCACCAAGACCATCCAACACTGCGAGTTTTGGCAAAATTGGTATCAGCGAAATACCTATTGCCTGAGATTCGCGAAAAGAACGGCGCTTACGGAGCTGGTGCGAAAATCAGCTCAGACgggattttcagtttttatagTTATCGAGACCCAAATTCAACTAAAACGCTTAACGCTTTTGATGAAACTTATAAATGGTTACGGGCAAACCAAAATGTAATTGACCAACAGTCTCTTTTTGAGGCGAAGCTTGGTGTGTTGCAGCAATTAGACACTCCAATAGCACCTGGGAATATTGGCATCgattattttctttatgatGTTTCACAAGAGGATTTTGAGAGCTATCGCTCCCGTATGCTCTCTGTAACTATTGATGACCTGCAGAGCGctatagaaaattattttggaaaagaGTCCATGCAttatggaaaatgcattttgggTCCAGTCAATGCAAATTTGGAGTTTGAAACTAGTCACAAATggataataaataattaa
- the LOC6725078 gene encoding presequence protease, mitochondrial isoform X1 yields the protein MGVGLYVAVLFLYHTTETKRFSTDGAEFVIKGGMLSRWNLLWSSQYKILRNQLKNFKSVSTYKDIPGVDAKQPKLSPLQIGSIPHVTKKRKYKYKEGKTYHGFQCERVEHISEFELTSYTFRYERTGTELWHIDRNDSNCVFSINFRTTPFDSTGLPHILEHLSLCGSQKYPVRDPFFKMLNRSVATFMNAMTGPDYTIYPFSTMNEIDFRNLQHIYLDAVFRPNLAYFDFLQEGWRLENKDIFDKHSKLVIKGVVYNEMKGAFSENAQVFGQNLLNNIFPDHTYRHVSGGNPLEIPKLAYNDLVEFHKKYYHPSNARIYSYGLYDVSKTLALLDEEYLSDQSWVDNSYSLIRQQERWTQPRLVHISSRLDNMGTTIDRQNQIAIALLMCDATNIQESFELHVLSELLIRGPNSPFYKNFIEPNFSGGYNQTTGYSSDTKDTTFVVGLQDLRVEDFKKCIEIFDKTIINSMNVGFDSQHVESVLHNLELSLKHQNPNFGNTLLFNSTALWNHDGDVVSNLRVSDMISALRGSISQNKNYFQEKVEKYFANNNHRLTLTMSPDEAYEDKFKQAELELVEQKVKLLDEAKLKKIYERGLILDSYQKAESNTDLLPCLTMNDVRDPPKWPKLFIQNVQNVRTQICKVPTNEITYFKCMFNITGLSPEETHLMPLFCNVISAMGTTNYNYREFDKHILSKTGGFDFKLHLIEDVRDSKSYSLSVMINTHALNNNVPEMFGLCQELIKNARFDDSERLKMLIENYISYISVGVASSGHLYAMLGATSQVCDTGKLKSLLYGVDHIDFMKNLVQSTSTVDICDKLSTIATKVFNKDNMRGAINTTQSYVPSAINNYEKFLESLSAFGKTQTSRNIHYLDPSCQQYVMNIPVNYCAKALFTVPYLHQDHPTLRVLAKLVSAKYLLPEIREKNGAYGAGAKISSDGIFSFYSYRDPNSTKTLNAFDETYKWLRANQNVIDQQSLFEAKLGVLQQLDTPIAPGNIGIDYFLYDVSQEDFESYRSRMLSVTIDDLQSAIENYFGKESMHYGKCILGPVNANLEFETSHKWIINN from the exons ATGGGTGTCGGCCTATATGTGGCAGTTTTGTTTCTTTACCACACCACCGAGACAAAG CGATTCAGCACGGATGGTGCTGAGTTCGTGATAAAAGGTGGAATGTTATCACGGTGGAATCTGCTGTGGTCTTCACAATACAAAATCTTGAGGAATCAGCTTAAAAATTTCAAGTCGGTGTCCACATATAAGGACATTCCTGGCGTCGATGCCAAGCAGCCCAAATTATCTCCCCTACAAATTGGTAGCATACCACATGTAactaagaaaagaaaatacaagTATAAAGAAGGAAAGACATATCATGGCTTCCAATGCGAACGCGTGGAACACATTTCTGAATTTGAACTTACGTCCTATACTTTTCGATATGAGCGCACGGGTACAGAATTATGGCATATCGACCGAAATGATTCAAACTGCgtattttccattaattttcGAACCACGCCTTTTGATTCTACTGGTCTACCTCATATTTTAGAGCATTTATCGTTATGCGGTTCACAAAAATATCCTGTCAGGGACCCTTTCTTCAAAATGCTTAACCGCTCGGTGGCGACATTTATGAATGCAATGACTGGTCCAGATTATACTATTTATCCTTTTTCGACGATGAATGAGATAGATTTTAGGAATTTGCAACATATTTACTTAGATGCCGTATTCAG ACCAAACCTGGCGTATTTCGATTTTCTTCAAGAGGGCTGGAGGCTAGAAAACAAAGATATATTCGATAAACATTCGAAGCTTGTAATCAAAGGAGTTGTTTATAACGAAATGAAAGGTGCGTTTTCTGAAAACGCGCAGGTATTTGGTCAGAATttacttaataatatttttcctgATCACACATATCGACATGTGTCTGGCGGGAATCCATTGGAAATACCCAAGTTAGCATACAACGATTTAGTTGAATtccacaaaaaatattatcatCCAAGTAATGCTCGCATATATTCCTACGGATTATATGATGTAAGTAAAACCCTTGCACTTCTCGATGAGGAGTATTTATCAGATCAAAGCTGGGTTGACAACTCTTACAGTCTAATACGTCAGCAAGAGCGTTGGACTCAGCCTCGTCTTGTACATATATCCAGTAGACTAGATAACATGGGTACAACAATCGATCGACAGAACCAAATTGCTATTGCACTGCTGATGTGTGATGCGACCAATATACAAGAAAGTTTTGAATTACACGTGCTATCTGAGCTACTAATTCGTGGGCCTAACTCCCCTTTTTACAAAAACTTTATAGAACCAAATTTTTCCGGTGGGTACAATCAAACCACTGGATATTCTTCGGATACTAAGGACACAACTTTCGTCGTTGGATTACAAGACCTTCGAGTTGAAGACTTcaaaaaatgcattgaaatttTTGACAAAACCATTATTAATTCAATGAATGTCGGGTTTGATTCCCAGCATGTTGAAAGTGTTCTGCACAATCTTGAGTTGTCTTTAAAGCACCAGAATCCGAACTTTGGAAAtactttgctttttaattCCACAGCATTATGGAATCATGATGGCGATGTAGTCAGTAATCTCCGCGTATCAGATATGATATCAGCACTTCGGGGAAGCATAAGCcagaataaaaactatttccaAGAAAAAGTAGAGAAATATTTCGCCAATAACAATCATAGACTAACATTAACTATGTCACCTGATGAGGCATATGAGGATAAATTCAAACAGGCCGAGTTGGAGTTGGTGgaacaaaaagtaaaacttTTGGACGAAGCtaagcttaaaaaaatatatgagaGAGGATTAATATTGGATTCATATCAAAAGGCTGAGTCAAATACTGATCTATTACCTTGTCTGACAATGAATGATGTAAGAGATCCACCAAAATGGCCTAAGCTATTCAttcaaaatgttcaaaatgtTAGAACCCAGATTTGCAAGGTTCCGACCAATGaaattacttattttaagtGCATGTTTAATATAACAGGACTAAGTCCCGAAGAAACTCACCTTATGCCGCTTTTTTGCAATGTTATTAGTGCAATGGGCACCACTAACTATAATTATCGGGAGTTCGATAAGCACATCCTCTCAAAAACCGGtggatttgattttaagtTACATTTAATTGAAGATGTTAGGGATTCAAAAAGTTACAGTCTAAGCGTAATGATAAACACACATGCACTTAATAACAATGTTCCGGAGATGTTTGGATTGTGCCAAGAGTTGATAAAAAATGCCAGGTTCGATGACTCGGAGCGACTTAAAATGCTtatagaaaattatatatcatatatatctGTGGGAGTGGCAAGTTCTGGTCATTTATATGCTATGTTGGGAGCAACATCACAAGTGTGTGATACCGGTAAACTCAAATCGCTACTATATGGGGTAGATCACATTGACTTTATGAAAAATCTTGTACAATCCACAAGCACGGTAGATATATGTGATAAATTGTCAACAATTgcaacaaaagtttttaacaagGATAATATGCGTGGCGCCATTAACACAACACAATCTTATGTGCCCTCGGCTATAAATAATTACGAAAAATTTTTGGAGAGCCTGTCAGCATTTgggaaaacacaaacaagtCGAAATATCCATTATTTGGACCCTAGCTGTCAACAATACGTGATGAACATACCAGTTAATTACTGTGCTAAAGCTTTGTTCACAGTCCCATATCTCCACCAAGACCATCCAACACTGCGAGTTTTGGCAAAATTGGTATCAGCGAAATACCTATTGCCTGAGATTCGCGAAAAGAACGGCGCTTACGGAGCTGGTGCGAAAATCAGCTCAGACgggattttcagtttttatagTTATCGAGACCCAAATTCAACTAAAACGCTTAACGCTTTTGATGAAACTTATAAATGGTTACGGGCAAACCAAAATGTAATTGACCAACAGTCTCTTTTTGAGGCGAAGCTTGGTGTGTTGCAGCAATTAGACACTCCAATAGCACCTGGGAATATTGGCATCgattattttctttatgatGTTTCACAAGAGGATTTTGAGAGCTATCGCTCCCGTATGCTCTCTGTAACTATTGATGACCTGCAGAGCGctatagaaaattattttggaaaagaGTCCATGCAttatggaaaatgcattttgggTCCAGTCAATGCAAATTTGGAGTTTGAAACTAGTCACAAATggataataaataattaa
- the LOC6725078 gene encoding presequence protease, mitochondrial isoform X2 yields the protein MIRFSTDGAEFVIKGGMLSRWNLLWSSQYKILRNQLKNFKSVSTYKDIPGVDAKQPKLSPLQIGSIPHVTKKRKYKYKEGKTYHGFQCERVEHISEFELTSYTFRYERTGTELWHIDRNDSNCVFSINFRTTPFDSTGLPHILEHLSLCGSQKYPVRDPFFKMLNRSVATFMNAMTGPDYTIYPFSTMNEIDFRNLQHIYLDAVFRPNLAYFDFLQEGWRLENKDIFDKHSKLVIKGVVYNEMKGAFSENAQVFGQNLLNNIFPDHTYRHVSGGNPLEIPKLAYNDLVEFHKKYYHPSNARIYSYGLYDVSKTLALLDEEYLSDQSWVDNSYSLIRQQERWTQPRLVHISSRLDNMGTTIDRQNQIAIALLMCDATNIQESFELHVLSELLIRGPNSPFYKNFIEPNFSGGYNQTTGYSSDTKDTTFVVGLQDLRVEDFKKCIEIFDKTIINSMNVGFDSQHVESVLHNLELSLKHQNPNFGNTLLFNSTALWNHDGDVVSNLRVSDMISALRGSISQNKNYFQEKVEKYFANNNHRLTLTMSPDEAYEDKFKQAELELVEQKVKLLDEAKLKKIYERGLILDSYQKAESNTDLLPCLTMNDVRDPPKWPKLFIQNVQNVRTQICKVPTNEITYFKCMFNITGLSPEETHLMPLFCNVISAMGTTNYNYREFDKHILSKTGGFDFKLHLIEDVRDSKSYSLSVMINTHALNNNVPEMFGLCQELIKNARFDDSERLKMLIENYISYISVGVASSGHLYAMLGATSQVCDTGKLKSLLYGVDHIDFMKNLVQSTSTVDICDKLSTIATKVFNKDNMRGAINTTQSYVPSAINNYEKFLESLSAFGKTQTSRNIHYLDPSCQQYVMNIPVNYCAKALFTVPYLHQDHPTLRVLAKLVSAKYLLPEIREKNGAYGAGAKISSDGIFSFYSYRDPNSTKTLNAFDETYKWLRANQNVIDQQSLFEAKLGVLQQLDTPIAPGNIGIDYFLYDVSQEDFESYRSRMLSVTIDDLQSAIENYFGKESMHYGKCILGPVNANLEFETSHKWIINN from the exons ATGATT CGATTCAGCACGGATGGTGCTGAGTTCGTGATAAAAGGTGGAATGTTATCACGGTGGAATCTGCTGTGGTCTTCACAATACAAAATCTTGAGGAATCAGCTTAAAAATTTCAAGTCGGTGTCCACATATAAGGACATTCCTGGCGTCGATGCCAAGCAGCCCAAATTATCTCCCCTACAAATTGGTAGCATACCACATGTAactaagaaaagaaaatacaagTATAAAGAAGGAAAGACATATCATGGCTTCCAATGCGAACGCGTGGAACACATTTCTGAATTTGAACTTACGTCCTATACTTTTCGATATGAGCGCACGGGTACAGAATTATGGCATATCGACCGAAATGATTCAAACTGCgtattttccattaattttcGAACCACGCCTTTTGATTCTACTGGTCTACCTCATATTTTAGAGCATTTATCGTTATGCGGTTCACAAAAATATCCTGTCAGGGACCCTTTCTTCAAAATGCTTAACCGCTCGGTGGCGACATTTATGAATGCAATGACTGGTCCAGATTATACTATTTATCCTTTTTCGACGATGAATGAGATAGATTTTAGGAATTTGCAACATATTTACTTAGATGCCGTATTCAG ACCAAACCTGGCGTATTTCGATTTTCTTCAAGAGGGCTGGAGGCTAGAAAACAAAGATATATTCGATAAACATTCGAAGCTTGTAATCAAAGGAGTTGTTTATAACGAAATGAAAGGTGCGTTTTCTGAAAACGCGCAGGTATTTGGTCAGAATttacttaataatatttttcctgATCACACATATCGACATGTGTCTGGCGGGAATCCATTGGAAATACCCAAGTTAGCATACAACGATTTAGTTGAATtccacaaaaaatattatcatCCAAGTAATGCTCGCATATATTCCTACGGATTATATGATGTAAGTAAAACCCTTGCACTTCTCGATGAGGAGTATTTATCAGATCAAAGCTGGGTTGACAACTCTTACAGTCTAATACGTCAGCAAGAGCGTTGGACTCAGCCTCGTCTTGTACATATATCCAGTAGACTAGATAACATGGGTACAACAATCGATCGACAGAACCAAATTGCTATTGCACTGCTGATGTGTGATGCGACCAATATACAAGAAAGTTTTGAATTACACGTGCTATCTGAGCTACTAATTCGTGGGCCTAACTCCCCTTTTTACAAAAACTTTATAGAACCAAATTTTTCCGGTGGGTACAATCAAACCACTGGATATTCTTCGGATACTAAGGACACAACTTTCGTCGTTGGATTACAAGACCTTCGAGTTGAAGACTTcaaaaaatgcattgaaatttTTGACAAAACCATTATTAATTCAATGAATGTCGGGTTTGATTCCCAGCATGTTGAAAGTGTTCTGCACAATCTTGAGTTGTCTTTAAAGCACCAGAATCCGAACTTTGGAAAtactttgctttttaattCCACAGCATTATGGAATCATGATGGCGATGTAGTCAGTAATCTCCGCGTATCAGATATGATATCAGCACTTCGGGGAAGCATAAGCcagaataaaaactatttccaAGAAAAAGTAGAGAAATATTTCGCCAATAACAATCATAGACTAACATTAACTATGTCACCTGATGAGGCATATGAGGATAAATTCAAACAGGCCGAGTTGGAGTTGGTGgaacaaaaagtaaaacttTTGGACGAAGCtaagcttaaaaaaatatatgagaGAGGATTAATATTGGATTCATATCAAAAGGCTGAGTCAAATACTGATCTATTACCTTGTCTGACAATGAATGATGTAAGAGATCCACCAAAATGGCCTAAGCTATTCAttcaaaatgttcaaaatgtTAGAACCCAGATTTGCAAGGTTCCGACCAATGaaattacttattttaagtGCATGTTTAATATAACAGGACTAAGTCCCGAAGAAACTCACCTTATGCCGCTTTTTTGCAATGTTATTAGTGCAATGGGCACCACTAACTATAATTATCGGGAGTTCGATAAGCACATCCTCTCAAAAACCGGtggatttgattttaagtTACATTTAATTGAAGATGTTAGGGATTCAAAAAGTTACAGTCTAAGCGTAATGATAAACACACATGCACTTAATAACAATGTTCCGGAGATGTTTGGATTGTGCCAAGAGTTGATAAAAAATGCCAGGTTCGATGACTCGGAGCGACTTAAAATGCTtatagaaaattatatatcatatatatctGTGGGAGTGGCAAGTTCTGGTCATTTATATGCTATGTTGGGAGCAACATCACAAGTGTGTGATACCGGTAAACTCAAATCGCTACTATATGGGGTAGATCACATTGACTTTATGAAAAATCTTGTACAATCCACAAGCACGGTAGATATATGTGATAAATTGTCAACAATTgcaacaaaagtttttaacaagGATAATATGCGTGGCGCCATTAACACAACACAATCTTATGTGCCCTCGGCTATAAATAATTACGAAAAATTTTTGGAGAGCCTGTCAGCATTTgggaaaacacaaacaagtCGAAATATCCATTATTTGGACCCTAGCTGTCAACAATACGTGATGAACATACCAGTTAATTACTGTGCTAAAGCTTTGTTCACAGTCCCATATCTCCACCAAGACCATCCAACACTGCGAGTTTTGGCAAAATTGGTATCAGCGAAATACCTATTGCCTGAGATTCGCGAAAAGAACGGCGCTTACGGAGCTGGTGCGAAAATCAGCTCAGACgggattttcagtttttatagTTATCGAGACCCAAATTCAACTAAAACGCTTAACGCTTTTGATGAAACTTATAAATGGTTACGGGCAAACCAAAATGTAATTGACCAACAGTCTCTTTTTGAGGCGAAGCTTGGTGTGTTGCAGCAATTAGACACTCCAATAGCACCTGGGAATATTGGCATCgattattttctttatgatGTTTCACAAGAGGATTTTGAGAGCTATCGCTCCCGTATGCTCTCTGTAACTATTGATGACCTGCAGAGCGctatagaaaattattttggaaaagaGTCCATGCAttatggaaaatgcattttgggTCCAGTCAATGCAAATTTGGAGTTTGAAACTAGTCACAAATggataataaataattaa